In Hemitrygon akajei chromosome 12, sHemAka1.3, whole genome shotgun sequence, a single window of DNA contains:
- the s1pr1 gene encoding sphingosine 1-phosphate receptor 1, with translation MGVEGRRQDSFPGPSYTDQEIILQHYNYTGKLRAGDGKVDSESTLRVTSILFIVVCCLIVLENLMVLLAIWQTKKFHRAMYYFIGNLALSDLLAGTAYTVNILLSGSNTYHLSLAQWFVREGSMFVALSASVLSLLAIAIERYLTMMKMKPHHSGGSYRVFLLISGCWLLSLLLGGLPIMGWNCLRGFLHCSTVLPLYHKHYILFCTSVFSLILLAIVLLYARIYVLVRSRARRLAFNRYSVRPNRHDEKALALLKSVIIVLSCFIACWAPLFVLLLFDVACEVRGCPVLYRAEWFLALAVLNSAMNPIIYTLTNREMRRAFVRLLCCVSCRQRLVRAATSALPEFSRSKSDNSSHQHKDECGTPETLMSSGNVNSSA, from the coding sequence ATGGGTGTTGAAGGCAGACGCCAGGACTCGTTCCCAGGCCCCAGCTACACCGACCAGGAAATCATCCTGCAGCATTACAACTACACGGGCAAGCTGCGGGCCGGCGACGGGAAGGTGGACTCGGAGAGCACGCTGCGGGTCACCTCCATCCTCTTCATAGTGGTGTGCTGTCTGATCGTCCTGGAGAACCTGATGGTGCTACTGGCCATCTGGCAGACCAAGAAGTTCCACCGGGCCATGTACTACTTCATCGGCAACCTGGCGCTCTCCGACCTGCTGGCTGGCACTGCCTACACCGTGAACATCCTGCTGTCGGGTTCCAACACCTACCACCTGTCCCTGGCGCAGTGGTTTGTGCGGGAAGGCAGCATGTTCGTGGCGCTGTCCGCCTCCGTGCTCAGCCTGCTGGCCATCGCCATCGAGCGGTACCTGACCATGATGAAGATGAAGCCGCACCACTCGGGTGGGAGCTACCGCGTCTTCCTGCTCATCAGCGGCTGCTGGCTGCTCTCGCTGCTGCTGGGTGGTTTGCCCATCATGGGCTGGAACTGCCTGCGTGGTTTCCTGCACTGCTCCACGGTGCTGCCACTCTACCACAAGCATTACATCCTCTTCTGCACCAGTGTCTTCAGCCTCATCCTGCTGGCCATCGTGCTGCTCTACGCCCGCATCTACGTGCTGGTGCGGTCGCGGGCACGCCGCCTCGCCTTCAACCGCTACTCGGTGCGCCCGAACCGCCACGATGAGAAGGCGCTGGCCCTGCTGAAGTCGGTGATCATCGTGCTGAGCTGCTTCATCGCCTGCTGGGCGCCGCTCTTCGTGCTGCTGCTCTTCGACGTGGCCTGCGAGGTGAGGGGCTGCCCGGTGCTCTACCGGGCCGAGTGGTTCCTGGCGCTGGCCGTGCTCAACTCCGCCATGAACCCCATCATCTACACGCTGACCAACCGGGAGATGAGGCGCGCCTTCGTCCGGCTGCTGTGCTGCGTCTCCTGTCGCCAGAGGCTGGTGAGGGCGGCGACGAGCGCCCTGCCCGAGTTCAGCCGCAGCAAGTCTGACAACTCGTCGCACCAGCACAAGGACGAGTGCGGCACCCCCGAGACCCTGATGTCCTCAGGCAACGTCAACTCCTCAGCGTGA